One genomic segment of Rubripirellula tenax includes these proteins:
- a CDS encoding PH domain-containing protein, protein MSDEETVFVDSPSMFRNNPIGFVVTLILCLVGVGIPILLVWYVRCRSTELTITNLRTRLHRGWLSRSITEVWHRDVRNVQLDQTFFQRILDTGRIGVSSAAQSGIEIDVSGLRGPDKIKGIIDSYRAKAD, encoded by the coding sequence ATGTCTGACGAAGAAACCGTCTTTGTTGACTCGCCTTCGATGTTTCGAAACAATCCCATCGGATTCGTCGTCACCCTGATTCTGTGCCTTGTTGGGGTCGGAATTCCCATTCTGTTGGTATGGTACGTTCGTTGCCGGTCGACGGAATTGACGATCACCAACCTTCGTACGCGATTGCATCGAGGTTGGCTCAGTCGGTCGATCACCGAAGTCTGGCACCGCGATGTGCGTAACGTCCAGCTGGACCAAACGTTCTTTCAACGAATTCTTGATACCGGCCGGATCGGAGTCAGCAGTGCGGCTCAATCAGGGATTGAAATCGATGTCAGCGGCTTGAGAGGTCCCGATAAAATCAAAGGCATTATCGACAGCTATCGTGCCAAGGCCGACTGA
- a CDS encoding MotA/TolQ/ExbB proton channel family protein, with product MTDHGKAIASVNTDRKPSANASRSTEKPTPPIALSPLTGAPVAGNSMLATILGAGLSVGFYSLLFAAIKFGPESAFTGQLQRYFLGHPVAVAATILFCFASSILIAKTLGVMDQSSHLARIRDKDLLPTRDSDISPAASWLSDNDAGHVARNWLSELSSLSQSMRASHLVTRLEEVLTRQSQRGSSKNLADDLRELAGRDADAAHDSLGLVRIIVWAIPMLGFLGTVIGITQTLGGLDFSSGTAAVDNLKSGLYVAFDTTAMGLVLSVIAIFLQFPVERSEQRLLAAIDARVGHLVSSTLPGDEASDNQTVLIADLCRGVQAAVAESLANQATLWRDTIDSAQSQWQQVHEKNNTTLADAFELTLAPALLKHAESVAGSSQVAGERLEVQCDRWQQSIVSAQSMLDQSSRQSAEQIRNQTSVLNETLDDVCETLASQQQTLAGHYDSINQTHEAITRLTEATTALQHQMANPNNDAMADAMCILARAVDKLSARMPNDTVTPTRRAA from the coding sequence TTGACTGACCACGGCAAAGCAATCGCCAGCGTGAATACAGATAGAAAACCATCGGCCAACGCATCACGGTCCACAGAAAAACCAACCCCGCCGATCGCGTTGTCGCCATTGACGGGTGCTCCGGTCGCCGGAAATTCGATGCTGGCAACCATTCTGGGTGCCGGCCTGTCGGTCGGTTTTTATTCGCTTTTGTTCGCTGCGATCAAATTCGGCCCCGAGTCCGCATTCACAGGGCAACTGCAACGCTATTTCTTGGGTCACCCCGTCGCCGTCGCGGCGACCATCCTGTTCTGTTTCGCCTCGTCGATATTGATCGCCAAGACGCTCGGAGTGATGGATCAATCCAGCCACTTGGCTCGCATCCGTGACAAAGACTTGCTGCCAACACGCGACAGCGACATCAGCCCGGCCGCATCTTGGCTGAGCGACAACGACGCCGGCCACGTCGCCCGAAATTGGTTGAGCGAACTTTCAAGTCTGTCGCAATCGATGCGAGCCAGCCACTTGGTAACGCGGCTCGAAGAAGTGCTAACGCGACAATCGCAACGCGGGTCCAGCAAGAACTTGGCTGACGACCTTCGCGAACTGGCCGGTCGCGATGCGGACGCGGCTCACGATTCACTAGGGCTGGTTCGGATCATCGTTTGGGCGATTCCGATGTTGGGGTTTTTGGGCACCGTGATTGGGATTACCCAGACACTTGGCGGATTAGATTTTTCCAGCGGAACCGCCGCCGTCGACAACTTGAAAAGCGGCCTGTATGTAGCATTTGATACGACCGCGATGGGCCTGGTACTCTCGGTCATCGCGATCTTCTTGCAGTTCCCTGTCGAACGTAGTGAGCAACGGCTGTTGGCCGCCATCGACGCCCGCGTCGGTCACTTGGTTTCGTCCACGTTGCCCGGCGACGAAGCGTCGGACAACCAAACGGTTCTGATTGCCGACCTTTGCCGGGGCGTTCAAGCGGCCGTCGCCGAATCGCTTGCCAATCAAGCCACCCTGTGGCGAGACACAATCGACTCGGCACAATCGCAGTGGCAACAGGTCCATGAAAAGAACAACACGACGTTGGCCGACGCATTCGAGCTAACGCTTGCACCGGCGCTATTGAAGCACGCCGAATCGGTCGCCGGTTCGTCGCAGGTCGCCGGTGAACGATTGGAAGTCCAATGTGATCGTTGGCAACAATCGATCGTGTCGGCGCAGTCGATGTTGGACCAATCCAGTCGTCAAAGCGCCGAACAGATCCGCAACCAAACGTCGGTCTTGAACGAAACGCTGGACGATGTCTGCGAAACATTGGCAAGTCAGCAACAAACGCTGGCCGGGCACTATGACTCGATCAATCAAACTCACGAAGCCATCACGCGTTTGACCGAAGCGACGACGGCGCTACAGCATCAGATGGCCAATCCGAACAATGACGCCATGGCCGACGCAATGTGCATCCTGGCTCGCGCGGTGGACAAGTTGTCGGCAAGAATGCCAAACGATACCGTGACTCCGACAAGGCGTGCAGCATGA
- a CDS encoding helix-turn-helix domain-containing protein, with amino-acid sequence MADYLSLEEAAKKLGIPTERLVELRSQGKVRGFRDGASWKFPENSIEQLKDDLGDALSGGSGILVDDLGSSISSGSSIIGGDNSPSDDGGSDLEIGGESVTGDSDVNLIASEGDGSDVAIIASDSDLMMESAGSGLLEIDSADLQLEGSAIMHDSAQLDLAIEPNAGSTGPVTDAELKEIAESHPDVLAPEGPSSSNLSFDDSDDDMLGSSLDSAPSGVSSLELMDDLKLSGDSGANALGSRGVDVLSELDLLSAEQSGSGLISGDSENLLMSSGLGSSIGADGMSDSDVSGLDDALDDDDDLVIADDDDDLVISNAGSDISVAGDSGINLMSPSDSGLSLESEPLDLAGSSISALDLGAELSEGGSSGSGGGSGSMVDFQADEEFQLSPSGIGLDADMESGSQVIEVEDSGDVAEAVEFDDAGFGDADPMGGDVFGDAPVEEGFAMDDDGEAVEIDESSPVAMGPVSMGGYEVPFTMLQCVTLMLVLMVLSLGGMLMTDLVRNMWTYTETSAPVSSLTDSLVGLMGWGQ; translated from the coding sequence ATGGCAGACTATTTGTCACTTGAGGAAGCAGCCAAGAAGCTTGGAATTCCCACCGAACGATTGGTGGAACTGCGCAGCCAGGGCAAAGTCCGCGGATTCCGCGACGGAGCAAGTTGGAAGTTCCCCGAGAATTCGATCGAGCAGTTGAAAGACGACCTCGGCGATGCACTCTCCGGTGGCAGCGGTATTTTGGTTGACGATCTTGGCTCGTCCATTTCTAGCGGCAGCAGCATCATCGGCGGCGACAACAGTCCGTCCGACGACGGTGGCAGCGATCTGGAAATCGGCGGCGAGTCCGTGACGGGCGATAGCGACGTCAACCTGATTGCGTCCGAAGGCGACGGCAGCGATGTTGCCATCATCGCCAGCGACAGCGACCTGATGATGGAGAGCGCCGGCAGCGGTCTGTTGGAAATCGATTCGGCCGATTTGCAGCTTGAAGGTTCGGCCATCATGCACGATTCGGCTCAACTGGACTTGGCGATTGAACCCAACGCCGGCAGCACGGGCCCGGTAACCGACGCCGAGCTGAAAGAAATTGCAGAATCACATCCGGACGTATTAGCGCCCGAAGGTCCGTCAAGCAGCAACCTTAGCTTCGACGACAGCGATGACGACATGTTGGGCAGCAGCCTGGATTCGGCTCCTTCGGGTGTCAGCAGCCTTGAATTGATGGACGACTTGAAGCTTTCCGGCGACAGCGGTGCGAATGCGTTGGGATCGCGCGGTGTGGACGTGCTTAGCGAGTTGGATCTTTTGAGTGCCGAGCAATCTGGCAGCGGATTGATTTCGGGTGATAGTGAAAACTTATTGATGTCGTCCGGTTTGGGCAGCAGTATCGGCGCCGACGGCATGTCGGACAGCGACGTGTCGGGGCTCGACGACGCGTTGGACGACGATGACGATTTGGTCATCGCCGACGACGATGACGACTTGGTGATCAGCAACGCCGGCAGCGACATTTCGGTTGCCGGTGACAGCGGCATCAACCTGATGAGCCCGTCGGACAGCGGCTTGTCGCTGGAAAGCGAACCTCTGGATTTGGCCGGCAGCAGCATTTCCGCATTGGACCTTGGCGCCGAACTTTCCGAAGGCGGCAGCAGCGGAAGTGGTGGCGGTAGCGGATCGATGGTCGACTTCCAAGCCGACGAAGAATTCCAATTGTCGCCATCGGGCATCGGGCTAGACGCCGACATGGAAAGCGGATCCCAGGTGATCGAAGTCGAAGACTCGGGCGATGTCGCCGAAGCCGTCGAATTTGACGACGCCGGATTTGGCGATGCGGATCCTATGGGCGGCGACGTCTTTGGCGACGCACCGGTCGAAGAAGGCTTCGCGATGGATGACGACGGCGAAGCCGTTGAAATTGACGAGTCGTCACCGGTCGCCATGGGCCCGGTATCGATGGGTGGCTATGAAGTTCCGTTCACGATGTTGCAATGCGTGACATTGATGTTGGTGCTGATGGTCCTAAGCCTAGGCGGCATGTTGATGACCGATTTGGTTCGCAATATGTGGACCTACACTGAAACCAGCGCTCCGGTCAGTTCGCTTACCGATTCCCTGGTCGGTTTGATGGGCTGGGGCCAGTAA
- the ccsA gene encoding cytochrome c biogenesis protein CcsA, producing MATIASDSQTFDRDETVNGFAWKILRVAGSLKLTVFLFACSLILVLVGTLAQDEMNMLEVKQRYFLSWIAPLHIDDFFPQAFLPHDKPIAGVIPFTGGALIGVLLMINLVAAKITRFKIHSSGGKLFGGLAVILLGCAVAAVVIMAGHDSDGLQGTPPEWLGYDKLWAGVLASITVIGIALGISASKVNNSTMKPLLYVVAASVLSVVAYSMFSGFRIGEPGLRIVWQLTKGLGAGAILLAGCHLVFGKQGGNVLLHIGVGLLMVGQFVFGDRQTEQRLSMVEGETTNSFVNLDQIELTFIKSLDGEDVVTAIPGTRLQAALNSKTAISDESLPVDVNVLAFYPNSTLGDVPADNLANVGLGLEAGAVDRPKSGGVDAAMNVASAYVELTDKSSGESLGRHLVSQLFSDRGMLTRSGTGKDLFDSVSVGDDKYELGLKFHREVKPYWIHLEDFRRTTYSGTQTPRDYSSFVRIIAEDTGEDRKERIWMNNPLRYRGETFYQSSFDTLPNGQEITSIQVVRNSGWLIPYVACSITALGMLAHFLGTLTRFLKRRDRETRKEREELAEFAGKRPSQWPVYATAGGFGVLALMALVPWSAAMNTLRPTNRMQSFDFYAAGKFPTQFGGRVMPLDAYARQTLKAISNKESLPLDTAPSGIKGRVQGRKLSAMQWLFEVAIEKPELRFLPMFRIDSDEVRSELGLDRRESKLYSLDEISKQWDRASKIIETASPKDASEMTFKEKKLVELDRRTRHFTLTAAAFQLPVPEDIPMDEFKKVFPEATESDRQMVMLRQLQRRLEALKQMSAPGVVAPTVDEITASVNEPQWAAFGPAFFDHFREVAGGDAGADDKGRPGIDSFGKMIQAYGSEDPAKFNDAVDSGLAAFKTYPIPGYKPAMVSLERWMQSNWPTGVAMMLYLVTLVMGLIYFLVDLPRLRQAVWGTLALAMAIHTVAILCRISITGRAPVINLYSSAVFIGWAAVLFGLVVERIFKYGIGNILSAAAGVMTLLVAYGLNTGDTMPVLQAVLDTQFWLATHVISVTLGYVATMVAGTLGIGYLIAGWLGRDGKVMRDLYRCCYGAACFGILFSFVGTVLGGLWADDSWGRFWGWDPKENGALLIVIWNALMLHARWDGMVSARGFSVLAIGGNIVTAWSWFGTNELGIGLHSYGFTSGVLMWLSLFVGIQLFFMVADGVFRMMGLRFGKPAA from the coding sequence ATGGCGACCATCGCTTCTGACTCCCAAACCTTCGATCGCGACGAAACGGTGAACGGCTTCGCCTGGAAAATCCTGCGGGTCGCCGGCTCGTTGAAATTGACGGTGTTTTTGTTCGCGTGCTCGTTGATCCTGGTGCTGGTGGGGACACTGGCTCAAGACGAAATGAACATGTTGGAAGTCAAGCAGCGGTACTTCTTGTCGTGGATAGCGCCGCTGCATATCGACGACTTCTTTCCGCAAGCGTTTTTGCCGCACGATAAACCGATCGCAGGCGTGATTCCGTTTACCGGCGGCGCGTTGATCGGCGTGCTGTTGATGATCAACTTGGTCGCCGCCAAGATCACACGTTTTAAGATTCACTCTTCGGGCGGAAAACTGTTTGGCGGACTGGCGGTGATTTTACTCGGCTGTGCGGTCGCCGCGGTGGTGATCATGGCGGGCCACGATAGCGACGGTCTGCAAGGTACGCCGCCCGAATGGCTCGGTTATGACAAACTGTGGGCCGGCGTGCTGGCCAGCATCACGGTCATCGGCATTGCACTGGGGATCAGCGCGTCCAAGGTCAACAACTCGACGATGAAGCCGCTGTTGTATGTCGTCGCGGCCAGCGTATTGAGCGTTGTGGCGTATTCGATGTTCAGCGGGTTCCGCATCGGTGAACCTGGCCTGCGGATCGTTTGGCAGTTGACGAAGGGACTCGGCGCCGGCGCCATCCTTTTGGCGGGATGCCATTTGGTTTTCGGCAAGCAGGGCGGCAACGTGCTGTTGCACATCGGTGTCGGTTTGTTGATGGTCGGTCAATTCGTCTTTGGCGACCGCCAAACCGAACAACGCTTGAGCATGGTCGAAGGCGAAACCACCAACTCGTTCGTCAACTTGGATCAAATCGAATTGACGTTCATCAAGTCACTCGATGGTGAAGACGTCGTCACGGCGATCCCGGGAACTCGCCTGCAAGCCGCCTTGAATTCCAAGACCGCGATCTCGGACGAATCGCTGCCCGTCGACGTCAACGTGCTGGCGTTCTATCCCAACTCGACCCTGGGCGATGTCCCGGCCGACAACTTGGCAAATGTTGGATTGGGCTTGGAAGCCGGCGCGGTCGACCGACCGAAATCGGGCGGCGTGGATGCGGCCATGAATGTGGCGTCGGCGTACGTCGAATTGACGGATAAGTCATCGGGCGAATCCTTGGGTCGGCACTTGGTCAGCCAATTGTTTTCCGATCGCGGGATGTTGACCCGATCCGGTACCGGCAAAGACCTGTTCGATTCGGTTTCGGTTGGAGACGACAAATACGAACTCGGTTTGAAGTTCCATCGCGAAGTCAAACCGTACTGGATCCATTTGGAAGATTTCCGACGCACCACTTACAGCGGCACACAAACGCCGCGAGATTACTCGTCGTTCGTTCGCATCATTGCCGAAGACACCGGCGAAGACCGCAAGGAACGCATCTGGATGAACAACCCGCTGCGCTACCGTGGCGAGACGTTCTATCAATCCAGCTTCGACACCCTGCCCAACGGCCAAGAGATCACCAGTATCCAAGTCGTCCGCAACTCGGGCTGGTTGATTCCCTATGTCGCTTGCAGCATCACCGCACTGGGGATGCTGGCGCACTTCTTGGGAACACTGACGCGGTTCTTGAAACGCCGGGACCGCGAAACTCGCAAAGAACGCGAAGAACTGGCCGAGTTTGCCGGCAAGCGACCGTCACAGTGGCCCGTCTATGCGACCGCCGGTGGGTTCGGCGTTTTGGCATTGATGGCACTGGTGCCATGGTCGGCCGCGATGAATACGCTGCGCCCGACCAACCGCATGCAATCGTTTGACTTCTATGCGGCCGGAAAGTTTCCCACCCAATTCGGCGGCCGAGTGATGCCGCTTGACGCGTACGCACGTCAGACGTTGAAGGCGATCAGCAACAAAGAATCGCTACCGCTGGACACCGCGCCATCGGGCATCAAAGGTCGCGTCCAAGGACGAAAATTGTCGGCGATGCAGTGGTTGTTTGAAGTCGCCATTGAAAAGCCCGAACTGCGTTTCTTGCCAATGTTCCGAATCGATTCGGACGAGGTCCGCAGCGAATTGGGACTGGATCGCCGCGAAAGCAAACTGTATTCGCTGGACGAGATCAGCAAACAGTGGGACCGCGCCAGCAAGATCATTGAAACGGCGTCACCCAAAGATGCATCGGAGATGACCTTCAAGGAAAAGAAGCTGGTCGAACTCGACCGGCGCACACGTCACTTCACGTTGACGGCCGCTGCGTTTCAATTACCGGTGCCCGAAGACATCCCGATGGACGAATTCAAGAAGGTGTTCCCCGAAGCGACCGAGAGTGATCGGCAAATGGTGATGCTGAGACAATTGCAGCGTCGTCTGGAAGCCCTCAAGCAGATGTCAGCGCCAGGCGTTGTGGCTCCCACGGTCGACGAGATCACCGCGTCCGTCAACGAACCCCAGTGGGCGGCGTTCGGTCCTGCGTTCTTCGACCATTTCCGCGAAGTCGCCGGTGGCGATGCGGGTGCCGATGACAAGGGGCGTCCGGGAATCGATTCGTTCGGCAAGATGATCCAAGCGTACGGCAGTGAAGACCCGGCGAAATTCAACGACGCGGTGGACTCGGGCTTGGCAGCGTTCAAGACCTATCCCATTCCCGGTTACAAACCCGCAATGGTGTCGCTGGAACGATGGATGCAATCGAATTGGCCGACCGGTGTGGCGATGATGCTTTATCTGGTCACGTTGGTGATGGGACTGATCTACTTTTTGGTCGATCTGCCGCGACTGCGTCAGGCGGTCTGGGGAACGCTCGCCTTGGCGATGGCGATTCACACCGTTGCGATTCTGTGCCGGATCTCAATCACTGGACGCGCACCGGTGATCAACCTGTATTCGTCGGCGGTGTTCATCGGATGGGCGGCCGTCTTGTTCGGCTTGGTCGTTGAACGAATTTTCAAGTACGGCATCGGAAACATCTTGTCGGCCGCAGCCGGCGTGATGACGCTTCTGGTTGCTTACGGACTGAACACGGGCGACACAATGCCGGTGTTGCAAGCGGTTTTGGATACCCAGTTTTGGCTGGCCACGCACGTGATCAGCGTGACGCTGGGCTATGTCGCAACGATGGTCGCGGGGACGCTTGGCATTGGCTATTTGATCGCCGGTTGGCTGGGCCGCGACGGCAAAGTGATGCGAGACCTGTACCGTTGTTGCTATGGTGCGGCGTGCTTCGGAATTCTGTTCAGCTTCGTCGGCACCGTGCTGGGCGGCCTGTGGGCCGATGACAGCTGGGGTCGGTTCTGGGGCTGGGACCCGAAGGAAAACGGCGCTCTCTTGATTGTGATTTGGAACGCACTGATGCTGCACGCCCGCTGGGACGGCATGGTGTCGGCGCGAGGATTTTCGGTGCTGGCGATCGGCGGCAACATCGTGACGGCATGGAGCTGGTTCGGCACCAACGAATTGGGCATCGGACTGCACAGCTACGGATTCACGTCCGGAGTATTGATGTGGTTGAGCCTATTCGTCGGCATACAACTGTTCTTCATGGTCGCCGACGGCGTGTTCCGAATGATGGGTCTACGGTTCGGAAAACCGGCGGCCTAA
- a CDS encoding bile acid:sodium symporter family protein, whose translation MWATISKHWFLISIGLCFTAGYFTAPWLEPITQVPGLRNGVVLVVMWAMGVTLAADTIRTSIARPTAGLLAIAINLFVVPLLTLPAQWILPAGIFGGLFVASLVPCTLASASVWTRRAGGDDSVAMMTTVATNLACVAVVPVGLMLVLSRESEISATDQIIKLGSLVVAPLVVAQAMRRLGFAGWADRNKPRLSLVGQWGILVMVVFGAIASRQTVDQNGDGPLGWSTLGMLLAVVAVIHTVALALGIGVSRSMGIDRDRQIAVGIGGSQKTLMVGLQIAIDCGVSVVPMLVYHLSQLVIDTVVVDRWKKKNDER comes from the coding sequence ATGTGGGCAACCATTAGCAAACATTGGTTCTTGATTTCGATTGGCTTGTGTTTCACGGCCGGATATTTCACGGCGCCGTGGCTAGAACCGATCACGCAGGTTCCTGGATTACGCAACGGCGTCGTGCTGGTGGTGATGTGGGCGATGGGCGTCACCCTGGCTGCGGATACAATTCGCACCAGCATCGCCCGCCCGACGGCCGGGCTGCTGGCGATCGCGATCAACCTGTTTGTGGTGCCGCTGCTGACGCTGCCGGCTCAGTGGATTTTGCCGGCCGGAATTTTCGGCGGCTTGTTCGTCGCATCACTGGTCCCGTGTACGTTGGCGTCCGCATCGGTTTGGACTCGCCGCGCCGGCGGCGACGATTCGGTGGCGATGATGACGACCGTGGCCACCAATCTGGCCTGCGTCGCGGTCGTGCCGGTGGGGCTGATGCTGGTGCTTAGCCGCGAAAGCGAAATTTCAGCGACCGACCAGATCATCAAGCTAGGCAGTTTGGTTGTCGCCCCGTTGGTGGTTGCCCAGGCGATGCGTCGACTCGGGTTTGCAGGGTGGGCAGATCGAAACAAGCCGCGATTATCGCTGGTAGGTCAGTGGGGGATTTTGGTGATGGTCGTCTTCGGCGCGATCGCCAGTCGCCAGACCGTCGATCAAAACGGCGACGGACCGCTAGGATGGTCGACGCTCGGAATGCTGCTGGCCGTCGTTGCTGTGATCCACACGGTTGCGTTGGCGCTGGGCATCGGGGTGTCACGGAGTATGGGGATCGATCGCGATCGCCAAATTGCGGTGGGCATCGGCGGCAGCCAAAAAACGTTGATGGTCGGACTGCAGATCGCGATTGATTGTGGCGTCAGCGTGGTTCCGATGCTGGTGTACCACTTGAGCCAATTGGTGATCGATACGGTGGTCGTCGATCGTTGGAAAAAGAAAAACGATGAACGATAA
- a CDS encoding class I SAM-dependent methyltransferase encodes MNDKTVRQTTEFASRLAKRAKHFRKWPTKRGVSCFRIYERDIPEIPLVIDRYDDCLHITEYERPHDRDDEEHEEWLDLMAATAAATLEVEPENVFFKRRSRQRGKTQHEKVDQSEHRMEVGEAGLKFLVNLRDYVDTGLFLDHRITRSMIRDAAGGKSFLNLFCYTGSFTVYAAAGGATKTTSVDLSKNYLQWAKANMARNGFDGDDHRFVAADAREFVVNHAPGPHYDLVVVDPPTFSNSKRTEKDWAVQDDAMDLLHEILKLMPDGGVMYFSNNFRQFKFDRQSIYVSEAHEISSQTVPEDFRNKRIHRCWRIVK; translated from the coding sequence ATGAACGATAAAACTGTCCGACAAACGACCGAGTTCGCCTCGCGGCTTGCCAAGCGGGCCAAGCACTTTCGTAAATGGCCGACAAAGCGAGGCGTTTCGTGCTTTCGAATTTACGAACGCGATATCCCCGAGATTCCGTTGGTGATCGATCGCTATGATGATTGTTTGCACATCACGGAATACGAACGGCCGCACGACCGCGACGATGAAGAGCACGAAGAGTGGCTCGACCTGATGGCGGCAACCGCGGCGGCGACGTTGGAAGTCGAACCGGAAAACGTCTTCTTCAAACGACGCAGTCGCCAACGGGGGAAGACCCAGCACGAGAAAGTTGACCAGTCCGAACACCGAATGGAGGTCGGCGAAGCAGGACTGAAATTCCTGGTCAACTTGCGCGACTATGTCGACACGGGGCTGTTCTTGGATCATCGGATCACTCGATCGATGATTCGCGACGCGGCGGGAGGAAAGTCGTTTTTGAATCTGTTTTGCTACACCGGATCGTTCACGGTTTACGCAGCGGCCGGCGGAGCGACAAAGACGACGTCGGTGGACCTGTCGAAGAACTATTTGCAGTGGGCGAAAGCCAACATGGCTCGCAATGGCTTCGACGGCGACGACCATCGCTTTGTCGCCGCCGACGCTCGCGAGTTCGTCGTCAATCATGCGCCTGGGCCACACTACGACCTGGTGGTCGTCGACCCGCCGACGTTTTCCAACAGCAAACGAACAGAAAAAGATTGGGCGGTCCAGGACGACGCTATGGACTTGCTGCACGAAATCTTGAAGCTGATGCCGGACGGCGGCGTGATGTACTTCAGCAACAATTTTCGGCAGTTCAAGTTCGACCGACAGTCGATCTACGTCAGCGAGGCTCATGAAATCAGCAGCCAAACGGTGCCGGAAGACTTTCGGAACAAGCGAATTCACCGATGTTGGCGAATCGTGAAGTAA
- the rpmE gene encoding 50S ribosomal protein L31 — protein MKDGIHPKYQETSVVCGCGSTFTTRSVKPELRIDICSECHPFYTGKLKFVDTAGRIDKFQKKFAAGTYGSLAPKKGKKK, from the coding sequence ATGAAAGACGGCATCCACCCCAAATATCAAGAAACGTCGGTTGTTTGCGGTTGCGGCAGCACGTTCACCACGCGCAGCGTCAAACCCGAACTTCGGATCGACATTTGCAGCGAATGCCATCCGTTTTACACCGGCAAGTTGAAGTTCGTCGACACCGCCGGTCGAATCGACAAGTTCCAGAAAAAGTTTGCCGCCGGCACCTACGGCAGCCTGGCGCCGAAGAAGGGAAAGAAGAAGTAG
- the prfA gene encoding peptide chain release factor 1, whose amino-acid sequence MSGTIRDTLEEKLGRFIQLENDMAKPEIQADGVRFSAVAREHGGLAKVAGKYREFKRLTDEIRQCKELVEVAEDVEEREMAETEMASLKVDREELWEELLSLTVGGEDSHRTRCVMEIRAGTGGDEAALFARDLFEMYRKYAEARGWKTEIMDMSATEMGGFKEVVMSLEGESVFRDLQYESGGHRVQRVPETETQGRVHTSAATVAVLPEPEDIEVNVKSEDYRIDKFCASGPGGQHVNKTESAIRVTHHETGIVVQCQDEKSQHKNLAKALRVLKARIYEKKREEEEAKMSETRKGLTGSGDRSQRIRTYNYPQNRLTDHRINLTLYKLDQIIAGDVSPVTQALIEYDRDQLRGDMIE is encoded by the coding sequence ATGAGCGGCACCATTCGCGACACGCTCGAGGAAAAACTCGGGCGGTTCATCCAACTCGAAAATGACATGGCCAAGCCAGAGATCCAGGCCGACGGGGTCCGCTTCAGCGCCGTCGCTCGGGAACACGGCGGATTGGCGAAAGTCGCGGGCAAGTACCGCGAATTCAAACGACTGACCGACGAGATCCGCCAGTGCAAAGAATTGGTCGAGGTCGCCGAAGACGTCGAAGAACGTGAAATGGCGGAAACCGAAATGGCTTCGCTGAAGGTTGATCGCGAAGAGCTTTGGGAAGAGCTGTTGTCGCTGACCGTCGGCGGCGAAGACTCGCACCGCACCCGCTGCGTGATGGAAATCCGCGCCGGAACCGGTGGTGACGAAGCCGCGTTATTCGCGCGCGACTTGTTTGAAATGTATCGCAAGTACGCCGAAGCTCGTGGCTGGAAGACCGAGATCATGGACATGAGCGCGACCGAAATGGGCGGGTTCAAAGAAGTGGTCATGTCGCTGGAAGGCGAAAGCGTATTCCGCGATTTGCAATACGAATCGGGCGGTCACCGTGTCCAACGAGTGCCCGAAACCGAAACGCAAGGCCGAGTCCACACGTCGGCGGCAACGGTCGCGGTCTTGCCCGAACCCGAAGACATCGAAGTCAACGTGAAGTCGGAAGACTATCGCATCGATAAGTTTTGTGCCTCCGGCCCGGGCGGCCAGCACGTCAACAAAACCGAAAGCGCGATCCGTGTGACGCACCACGAAACAGGCATCGTCGTGCAATGCCAAGACGAAAAGAGCCAGCATAAGAACTTGGCCAAGGCGCTTCGAGTTTTAAAGGCACGGATCTACGAAAAGAAACGCGAGGAAGAGGAAGCGAAGATGTCCGAGACTCGCAAAGGCTTGACCGGGTCGGGAGACCGCAGCCAACGCATCCGGACCTACAACTATCCCCAGAACCGCTTGACCGATCACCGCATCAACTTGACGCTGTACAAGTTGGATCAAATCATCGCCGGCGACGTCTCGCCCGTCACCCAAGCACTGATCGAGTACGATCGCGATCAACTTCGCGGTGACATGATCGAGTAA